Below is a genomic region from Eremothecium sinecaudum strain ATCC 58844 chromosome V, complete sequence.
AACAAGAGTTCCCACCGACTTCTTCTCATTAACAAACACGATACATCTCTTGTCTCGTTTGGTCGTATTGGACATCATGATTGCATATAATGTTTGAGCCAGAGCTTTTATTTTAGAGCCCTTGTAGGGATTTAGCGAGGCATCAATGAACCTAACTTTTGAACTTTTGTTAATCTTGTGAAGATTTGGAGAAATTGAGAGATTTAGGGTGGGAAATAACTTGTCCATAGCCTTTTCAAATTCCGCTGGTATTGTTGCACTGCAAAATACCAGATGGTTAGCATTTTGCATCAGCTTGATAGCCTTGTAAGTATCCTCAACCCATGATTGATCCATTAAAGTATCAGCCTCATCCATTACAACAAACTTAGCCTGTGAAAGAAACCTATCTGGACGATTGATCATTCTGATATTGAACAAGCTTAGAATCTTTCCTGGTGTGGTGACCATAATGTCAATCCTATTTTTCAAAGCGTCCAATAACACGGGGTAAGGAGTGCCACTATCCCACTTGAAGGTATTTAAACCTAATGGTGTGTTCAATTTAGATATTGTACCGTACACTTGCTCAACCAACTCGTGGGTAGGAACTAGAATGATGGCTCGTATAATCGCTTTGTTCTTTATCTGCTCCCACATCTCCGGAAACTCGTTCTCCTGGCGCTTTAGGTAATCTACTAAAGGGAAAATGTAAGCCATAGTTTTACCAGACCCTGTTTCCGCCGCCAACATGTGTACTTGTAGTTTTGGATCCATTAGTTTCTTCGAAATTTTTTGGATTGCTGTCACTTGAATAGGAGTGGGTTTAATATCTTCAATAGGTATCTTATCGCATTCACTGTCAACTTTAGAGGTATTGACAGACTTATTAAGAATTGTTTCCCCGGCTATCAGCTCTTTTAACTTTGTCCTAACATCGGGAAGTAGTTTCAACTGCTCAAACGTCGTAATTTTGCTAACCAAATTTTTACTATGGGTAAGCAAGTGCTCTTTATTTACAGCTAATCCACCAAACTTACCATATTGGAATGGTTTAGGAGCCAATGTGTCCTTATTTTTCACCTTTTTATGTTTAGCATTGGTCTTTAACGTCCGTATACCGAATTTATTATACGTTCTAGATATATTATACGGGTGCAAAGACCTCAAAAACAAATTTAACATAGCTTTTAGAAGAACGGAAAGTGCCCCTATAACGCTTATGCAGAAACTTCTTATGGTATAAAATACTTCTGTTAGTTGTGGCGATGAGCTGATTTAGGCTGAAGATTATTCAAGGCATTAGGTACGATTTTTAAAACTTTTCATCATTTGGTAATCATCAACTTTATAGTAACAAGAACTAAGCTACAATTACTCGATAAATAAGGTAATTGACCTTTCTGCTCTCTATCATATACCATGACCAACAAGGATTTATGCTCACTATTGAAAGATCTTGATGTTTATAGTGAAAACAATGAGCAATCTAAAATTTCAAATGCATGTCTAAAGTTGTTAAATATGGGGTGTTCTAACGCAGAAGATGTGTTGAAAAAGTGCATTATAGCACTAGTCAAGCAAGATCAGTACCAAAATATCCCAAAATTATTTGAGCAATATAGTGAGTTTGCGAATGATGTCGAGAAGTTTGGCTTATTAAAGTTGTATACGTATTATAGATCAAACTCTGTTGAATTATTTGAGAAGTTGTGGCACGAACTTGTACCTAATACCGAGGAACTTTTGCAAAACGATAGTTTTACCGGTAGCGATAGGGCTTTGCTGCATGTTCGTGCACAGTTTTGCTATAAGACAAGAAATTATAGGGAATCTTTAGCAATCTACCAGGCTTTGTCTCGAACGAATCAGGACCAATATGACAGTGGTTTTGAACTTGCATGTAATGAACTTGCTGCACTTAGCGTCCTATCTGATGTCCCTGTTAGTAGTGGAATAGACGTCCCATCGTATGAGCTGCTTTTAAACGAGGCAATTGCTCACTCCTTAGCAAATAACCTCGATGAAGCCTTACAAGTATTGGAGAGAGCTTCAGGCTTGGCTAGTGCAGAGGGTGATGAGTCAAACCTGCAATTGATTATGCTTCAAATTGCCTACGTTAAGCAACGGTTGGGCCAGAACAAAGAAAGTAAGAGAATCCTGTTAAAGTTGCTCACAGAAGTGCCTAGTTCTTCCTCATTGGTGCCAATTATCAAAacaaatttgaaatctaTGGAAGAACTCTCAAAGTATGATAGCAAGTGCAACCTGCCCCTAGTACTGCGTGAACTCGATGTGAAACGCATAACCTCCATGAATGCTGAGAAATACTCGCCTTATCAATGGGACCAATTGCAAAGCAATATAATCCTATTGAAGCTGTTTAGTAATGCGTCCATCAAGTCAAAAAGCAACATGTTATCACAAGCTATTTCCAAATACTCCACTTTGATAGACAATGTTGCTCTAGAACCATACAAGGTACAGGCCAAGAGGTTGTTCAGGTTCATGGTGAAAACTATCGCTGGAAATAGTTTAAACAACAAGACCTTTGGACTATTGCTCATTTCAATGCAGTTACAGCTTAAGGTGAAAAATTTGAACTCTGCGATAATACTAGGAGAGCAATACTGGAATAAATTGATTGAATCTTCTACTATGAACCAACAAGCTCGAGTTATTTCTTATATCCTTTTGTCAATGTATGAGATAGGCTATAGATCACACTCAACACAGCTGCATCTTGACCGAGTAGTTGAGACATTCTCCATAGAAGCGGCTGGAGAGGTTTACGAATTCTGGAAGTTCATTGGCTTCACGCTACTCGGCCACCGCAGGCTAGAAGATGCGAAGAAAATATTTTCTGCTCTTATCAACGTGCAGCCATCCGATAGGCTCGTTCGTATAGTGGCTAACGATGATGATTTTGCAATCGCTTTTGAAGACAGTTCCAATATTGAAGATCTAGTAGCAGATGTAGATGTTGAAGATTTGATCAAGAAGGGTTGTACACCATTTATCACAAACCAGAAGTCAGTAAAAGCGTCTCTGAATAAAGTTaccaagaagaagagagTGTCTAAGAACAAGTTGCCCCAAAACTTCGACCCAAACAGAACACCAGACCCAGAAAGATGGTTACCCTTAAAGGACAGGACAAACTACaagcaaaagaagaaaCTCACTAAGATTACACAAGGAGGTGCAATGAATAAGAAAATAGAACAAAGTCTTGACATTACGAAACAAAAGAAGGGTAAGGGAAAGAAAGCTTGATTTATTCATCACGAGTACACATGAAAAAAAACTAGGGCCATCTAGGCACCGAATCGTTTCCAACTTGttgtatatattatttGATGACTATTGCATATTAAATGCATTTATAAACCAATGTACCTCTCTTCTATTTCATTGCATACATAATATATTCTGCATCATATCCGTTTCTAGGTAAACAGGGTATCCTCATCCCTTAGATACTCACCAATATCAGCTTGTCTAAAAGCAACAATACCAGTTGGCTGGAGATCTCTAGCCTGAGATGTGCTCTTGGCACTTACTCCAAACCCTAGAGGAATATCATTCATAGAAAATACAATCACACCCATATGCTCAGGAATATCATCCGACATTTTTCCTACATGTGCTTTCAAAACATGATTACCATACAAAAATGGCATTTCTCCATTAGGCTTAACCCAAATCTTATATTTAGCGTAACGTGCCAGTACAGTTAGAGATGTAATGTGCAACTTAAACTTCCCTGTCTTAGTAAACTTCCCTAAGCAAATACCTAAAGACATTAAATTTGGCCTAGCAACACTTGTAGCAAAATTTGCAACATTCTGAGGAACATAATAAACTCTATCCTTTTGTAATCTGAAAACATGTGGTTGTTCTTTGTTATCAACTAAGAATGAAATATTCCTGCCAATGTATGACGCAAGTTTTTCAAACAGGACCTTCGTCTCATCCTCTGTCAATTGCCTCATATCAATGCCTGATGTTTAAATCTTATTTTGATAGGCTTGCAAAGAGTTTTGAAGCTGCTATATAGCGTGTTAAATTTTAGTTcagctcatctcatcgcaagttttaatttggttgaaaaatttttgACGATATAAAAAGAAATTTTTGAATAAAGCTAACATAAATGAGCAAGTTAATTTACAAAGAAACGGCCCATTTTCAGATACTTGGGCTTCGATTGCAAGTCAATTAGGGATATTAGCACATTCGATTACTATTTGATTCTTCTATATTTTGTATTTTCCGTCCCATTCGCTTTGTTTCACTACTTTGATGAAAAATTTAGTACTGTCCATTCTTAACTACTACATAGAAATAAATTGATTCTTGGTGTAACACATAAGCTTCTAAAGTGACACAACTATATCCAGTGATTCATTAATGTCTTCACCTAATGCTATAGCATCATATGATGATGATCAGCCTTCAGAGGATACTTATAAGAGAGGAGCCAAGTATAAGCAGAACAAAGCTAGGAAAGCAGATTATGATACATCTAAACCCAAGAAAAAAGTCCATACTGAGCAAGGTACGTCAGCGACTATAGCAGTACCAGCAGCAGACAATGATAAGGAACCAAGGCAGCCTAAGAGAAAAGTTGCAGTAATGCTAGGATACTGCGGCACAGGTTATCATGGAATGCAGTATAATCCGCCAAATGCTACCATTGAAGCTGAATTGTTTGACGCTTTTGTGAGAGCTGGTGCAATTTCGAAGGCTAACTCAAGTGATCTGAAGAAAAATGGCTTTATGCGTGCAGCACGGACTGATAAAGGTGTTCATGCCGGTGGTAACGTGATCTCTTTGAAGCTAATCATTGAAGACCAAGATATTAAAGACAAGATTAACGAGCAACTCCCACCAGGGATAAGAATTTGGGGCATCAGTCGCGTTAATAAGGCGTTCGACTGTAGGAAGCTGTGTAGCTCCAGATGGTACGAGTACCTGCTTCCCACGTACTCGCTTATTGGCCCAAAACCTAATAGCCATCTCTTCCGAACTATTGAGGAAAGTAAGATTGAGCTTCCAGGAGTCCTAGACGAAGACCAAGAATCATCGGAATTTTGGAAGGCCTTTCAAGATGCTGTTGACAAGGCATTTACACCCCAGGAACTCGAGGACATAAATAACTATGTTCCTCCAAGCAAGGAAGAGTTTGACGAGAATAGCTCAATCTATAGAAAGGTTAAGGAATACAAGCAGCTAGAAAATGCTCACCGGAGAGCTTACAGGATCTCACTTGCAAAGTTAGAGAAGTTCCGCCAAAGTATGCAACAGTATCTTGGCGCTCACAACTTTCACAATTTTACATTGGGTAAGGACTACAAAGACCCTAGTGCTATCAGATTTATCAAAGAAGTCACTGTATCTGAACCATTTGTTATTGGCGATATGAAGACAGAATGGATTTCAATTAAGATTCACGGCCAGTCGTTCATGCTGCACCAGATCCGTAAAATGATTTCTATGGCTACTTTGATCACTCGTTGCGGCTGCCCAGTAGAACGTATCAGCCAAGCGTATGGGCCGCCTAAGATTAACATTCCGAAGGCTCCAGCTTTGGGGTTGCTGTTGGAAAGTCCAGTCTATGAAGGCTACAACAAGAAATTGCAGGAGTTTGGGTACGATCCAATAGACTTTACTAAGTACCAAAAAGAGATAGATGCCTTCAAGATGGTGAATATATACGATAAGATATATTCAGAGGAGATCCAGGAAAACGTGTTTAACGCTTTCTTTTGCTACATTGACGCTTTTAACCAAGTCACCGGTGCCCAGGGCGACGAAGATTCCAACAGCAATCCATCCAAAGTGCAGAGGTGCATCTTTGATTTCTTGACAGCAAGAGGAATTCCAACTGAAGTTGTCGAGAAGAAACGAGAAATCACGCCAACTAAGTCATCCGAAAATGAGTCTGCTGTTACAGAGGTACAGATTGACTCGGAATCTAAGCCTGAGGTATCCACCGAACCGACGTTGTCCACAAAAGATTCTAAAATTGAGCCCGAAAATAGTAACGAAGAGTGATTCAATGAATGTAATATATAGTACACTAAAATTATGCTTGTAGACGATATTGAACTTTTTACCTTTTAACCTTTTTCTATTTAATACTGACACAACCTACGTCTGTATTTTTTCTAAACATCGCTTTGTTCAGTTAACTGAAAAAAATTTTTCGTAATTCAATAACTCATGCGAAGTTTAAAGAAGCGACACATAAGAAGCTAAAGTAGTTGAAGTAACTCTCAGATTTGTAATGTTTGGCCATCAGGTTAGATGCTTATCAACTAAACCGTTGTTTGCGGCTGCGGGTAAGAAAGTTAGTCAGAAACCAGGCTATCTTAAGAATAATGGGCCTGCTCCACCAAAAAAAGGAAACTCAAATGCTATGACCCAGAATTGGAAACGAGTCATAGCAACCTCAAAATTCAACTCTAATGCGGAATCTGTATCTTTGCCAAAATTAGATCTGGATAATATCAAAGATGAAGTGGTCACCTACACTGATAAACAATATAACTTCCTTCGCCGTCTGGGATCTTTCAAAATGGATCAGTTTCATGAGTTATTTCAAAGGCCAATCGTTTTAACAACTAAGAGGATAACAGAGAGGTTTTTGCAAGAACTGGAATCATCGACGACTAAAAGATTCATTATTACTGGTGAGCCAGGTGTGGGGAAATCCACGTTATTAGCACAAGTACATGTACATGCACTAAAAAAGGGAGCTATAGTACTAGAATTTCCTTATCCCGAATTATTTACTAGTGGTAGAAACGACTTTTTCTATGATGGCACCAAATATATTCAACCAACGTACTTGAAGATATTACTGACTAAGTTGCGTGACGCTAACGATCGCTCTATTCTCGCTTCCCTTAAGCTAAAAAACAGTTACAGGTTCCCTGTTGTTTCAGGTCGGGATGGTGTAGTTACGCATACAGCAAAGTTAGATGCAGGGACGAGCACACTTCTACAACTGGTGTCTGTCAATACTGAATCAAAAAGCAGGGGTAAACTATTTGCAGCTGTGTTTACTGAGCTTGTCTCACAGAACTATGTGCCTGTTTATTTCACTGTTGATAACTTTTCCAGGATCTCATCTTCTCCATATACCTACTACAAAAATGCCATCAACCAATATGTTCATCTTTTACAATTTCAAGTTGCTAAGACAATCTTTAACCTTGTTGGTGGCAAAGTCCAGGCACAACATAAGGACAGTTGCGTCATCGTGGCAAATTCAGGCGTCGATAGAGTTACTAGGACTCTTAACGTTGCTACAGaaaaagatgaagaagaagtttcATACATGCTTCCTCAACATTACGATCCACTAATTGCCAACTACCTACAGCAAGGTGGAATCACTGAATTCAGAGTCCCTAAACTTAATAAAACAGAACTAGGCACTTTGCTTCAGTTTTACTCTAAAAGTAAAATACTGAGGGAAACATATTCAAGTCAAAAGTCTATGGACCAGATAGTGGACGAACAATACTTTATTAGTGGAAACGGTAACCCTAGAGAGTTACTAAAAAGCATTACCCTGAATCCAAAATAGTGTGTAGATTAAGTCCTTTTACATTCTTGTATATACACAATCCTTCATAAAGTAAACGCATCTACAGTATTTGTTATACCTTCATTTTTTTCGAGTTATCTATATATTCATTCTCATCATCAGACCACCCATCATCAACATACTTAGGTTGTTCACTTGCCCTGGCCTGCGATAGTTCCGCATTGGCTGGAAGCGAAGATGACTGTGAAAAGCTGCGCTTCTTGTCAGTTTTCCGTTGTTCCCAATTGGATTTAATCTGAGGAGCTACCTGCTCTAACTCTTCTAATTTCACAGAATCACTAATACTTTCTAGCACCTTTTGCACAACCGATATATGGTTCCCATTCAGTTTATCATCTCTGAACCGAAGCAAAGTCCATTCCCCTGTTTCTTGGTCTTTGGCACATTCAACTATCCTTCCATTTAATGGCTGCTCTAACGCCTTTAATTGCGCCCACTTTTCGTTGCTAATATGAAGCTCAGCAAATGGTTTGTACGTCCTTTCCAATATGTCTAATTCTTTCTTGCTAAATGGCTGTTCTACATCATGCAGCCTGTTATTAATATCTGGCCCACCTTGCCAAACATAGAGATGGAACAATGGTTTCGCTTCGTAATTGTAATAAAACCGATTTTTGTCCTTCTTCTGAAAGCTTTCATCCTCCGCTAAAGGAATCTCAAGAATCATTTTAAAATCAACCGTATTCTCATCTTCTGGTTTCCACTTTAATAAATATGAATCCTTACCACCAATGCTATACGAGTGGTTAACGGGAGTAAATATAAGTCCATCTGAAACATGAGGCAAGTTGTCAAGGGACGCCGCTACCTTCTTCAAATCATAGCTAAAATTCATATGCTTCATAGAAAGCTTGAAAGGGAACGTAGAGCACTGCTCTGGATAAACAGAACGAAGATCGTAGTATGGTTTATAAAACTCTTTACCCAAGTGTGCCAATCTCGAGCTTGTAGGTGATTGTGTCAGTGAGCGTCCGTTAATAGCCAAACAATCAAACATCAGAAACCGAAGCTCCTTCATCTTAGTCATCGGATTAGACTGCACAACAAGTTCTCCATCAACTAGAGTACCATCTTGAAGGGTTTCAAGCAATTCTTTCTTATTAGATCTAGGTAATTTTGGAAATCGGAATCCATTCACCCAATAGTAATTGTTCTCTCTATCTACTAAGAAACACCCTTGTTCCTTAGTTATTGGATTAACTACAACCAGCATTAGAGCTCGTAGACCGTCTGTTTTCTCACAAACGTAGTAGTCATTTAACAGTAGcttttcttcaatatcGGCATGATTGAAGGAAACCGGTTGCGATCCAGGGAATGTCTTAGCAGGTTTTGGCGAATTTAAAAGCTTGCAAAGTATCATTTTGAGGTCGTTTGAGACATTAGCTGATTGCCGAATGCCCGGCATCTCTGGAGCCTGTCTTGATTCCATGATTGAATGATAAAGAGCCTTAGTTTATACTTTTCAATGCCAATAACAAATGTTTAAGATGTTTCATTAGAGAAGCTTTATCGTGTAGAAAAATTTTGATGTAACATGGATCATAATCTCCTAAGTAAACATAATAAACACCCTTTTAAGTTGGAGTGTACTGGTCTGGGGAGTTATTATTGACCAGCAGTAGGTTTTAGAATGCCTGAGGTACCGAAGACGCCAGCCAAGAGGCGTTCTGCTGCGAAAAGAATTAATTATGATGAGAAGAGGGCTGACGCTGAACTATTACAACGGATTAAACAGCTAGAGAAGAATAAGCCTAAAAGTAGTAATAAAGCTGTAGTTAAAGCCAAAACACAGGGATTTAAATACCAAGGGTTTCTCCAAGATAAGGCTACACCTTGGAATTTTATACCGACGCTTCCACCAGCTTTTAGAAAACATAGCAGATTTTCTAATGTTATAGACATTCAAGATGCCTATGTGGATACTAGGACCCAGAGTTTGTATAATGGTAGTTCTGTGGTGCTTAAGAGGGATGatcatatatatatgattTCAGAGCCACCTGGAGAGCCATATTATATTGGTCGTGTTGTTGAGTTTATACCGAAGACAGAGTTTTATGAAAGTATTGAATCTGCCCGGAAAATGGATATAACCCAGTCTTTCCCAGCGAAATATTTTCAGGTGAAGATGAATTGGTACTACCGTGCTCGGGATATCAGGGATAACGCATCCAATGTTAATTCGAGGCTTTTATATGCGTCGCTCCATAACGATATATGTCCAATTCAATCTTATCGGGGAAAATGCACGGTTTTACACAAGAGTGAATTGGAAGATGGTAACATTCATGAATATATCAATAAACCAGGGAACTTTTTTTTTGAGCAGGTTTTTGATCGGTATACGTTAACTTACTATGATGTATGGAGCACCAAAGAGCTGCTGAATCTAAAGATCGATTCGAAGTTTTTGATTGCTCTTTCTGAGAGATATCCATATATCTACGTTGAAGAGAAGTTTCCTGTAATTAATGTCATCAAGAGGTACATTTTAAACGACGAATCGAGTATAGATAATCAATCTGGACAATGGGATCTACAATGTGGAAGATGCGAGGAATGGTGTGAGCAAGTCAACTCAATAAAGTGCGATGCATGTAAGACACCGCTGCATTTATATTGTTTAGATCCACCGCTGGAAAGGAAGCCCGGAAAACGTATTTCATGGATATGTTTCGCCTGTATCCAATCGCAAAATGATTCATTTACCGAAATTGACCAGTCTAAAACCAACATCTTAGCTGCAACTGAAGTAGAGACAAAGTCTTTGGTTGGCAAGGGCAGAAATATAGAGAACTGGTGGTTCCAGTATTTTGGATCAAAACTTATATGTCATTTAGAGGATTGTATTACTACGGATTTGATACTCCCGTATCCTATCAAGTGTTCTAGAATAGGTGTACGCCGACAGTGGTCAGGTTGTAATGATCTTGAATGGGTACCGAAACCATACTCTGATTCAGAAGACGAAAGGGGGCTTGATTCTACATCTGCACTACTTTGGTATTTAGATAAGAAGGCCATATCTGAGCAAGAGCTGGACGAATATGTTGAGCGTTGTAGTGATAATTTCCCCAAGAACCTTGGCATTACACCACAAGCTACAAACTTTTTAGATATGATTGTAAAGATTCTGGTGGATAATGGCTTTCAGAGAGATGAGGCGTTTAAGAAGTGTGGTAAGGTAATAAGCAGGGAATCACTTAAAGAACCAACATTCTCCAAGGAAGAGGTAGAAAAATTTGAACAGGCGGTAGCAGACCATGGAAGTGAATTATATCCCGTGTGTAAATTTGTTGGAACGCAACCGATGTCTATGATTGTTAGGTTCTATTACAATTGGAAGAAAACAGAGAACGGAAGGAAGATTTGGGGTAATTTTAAAGGAAGAAGCAAGAATAAGAACAAAAATAAGATTACTGCACAAGGTTCAGCTACTGGTAAGGAATTAGAAGACTTGAGgaaaagaaagagaaagaCACCTGATAAACTTGATGATTTAGAGCCTCAATGGAAACATGTTGACGATTCATCCTTTGACTCTGAGAAAATAAACAAGGTAAAAACTTGTTTCCAGTGCATGTTCTGTGAAATTGACTATTCTCCTCTGTGGTATCGAGTAACTGGTGGATCGGACGACGAAAATGTTCAATCTAGAATGAAGGTTGGAGTGAATGAAAAGACTATTGTTTCAGGCAAATCATCATCACGCTTGAGTCCTCCACAAGAACAAAAATTGAATGCATTATGCATTCGTTGTGCAAGATTATGGAGAAGGTACGCGGTCAAATGGCAGCCTCCTATTGAAGTCTTGAAAAAGCTAAAGGGTTCCAGCACAAGTAATATGCAGACAGCATTAATAGAGTTATTAGATGATCCTAACGAAAAGTTGATAAAGAGCTGTCCTTCTCAAGCTCTAACGAAAATGCTTGAATGGGAATTGGTTCAAGACGCTGAATTGATTGTAAAACAAAGATACGATATGCTTAAGAACCCTGATAGATTGAACAAAATTAAACGCAACTGCTTGAGCGCTCATGGACAACTAAATAAATTGGTTAAGAGACCAATTACTTCAATAGCAAAGGATTCAGGCGGTGCTAAGGAATTAACTGCTTACATTGACAAACATAGTGCAGGGCTCAGAAGAAAAGAACGGAAATTGAAAGAGGTAAATGGAACATCTGCATTAAAATTACCTGTTACAAAGGATAAACCTGCACCTTTAGTAGCTACCGCAAACAATCCTATTCAAGATGCTGAAGGTAGTGCTAACGTCGTTCAGGCTGAACCCATTGTTAAAAAGAGGAAATATAACTCTAGTCAGAAAAACTCATTTGGCAATGGAACAATTAAATTAGAAATACCAGGGCTATGTGATTCGAAATCAGGCAAACAGATTACCATTGAAAACCAATTTGAGTTTATTAAAATACCCGAGGAAGTACACAACAATCTATTTGGTAAGTTAATGGGCAACTCAAGCCATAATAAACATAAAGCTTCGGAAGCTACACGAAGTGCTGCAGTCGATAATAAACTCATACAACTCAACAGATCTTTATCATTTAATGACAGTGGTGTCTCTATAATTAGACAATCACAGCTTTATGATGGTATTTTGAGGGAATATAATTCAATTAACCCAGTTTATTGCAAGGAGAACAATAGAGCCGTATTGCAGGGATCCGGATCATCTAAATTCTCAGGTAGTACTAAATCATCTCTTCAGACAGCGGGAAGAAAATCTAAATCAAATTTATCTTCTCTTGTGGATCTATCCACGCAAGTTATTGGCGAACCAAGGGATTTCTGTTGTATCTGCATGGGTGACTTTAATCAACCCGAAAACTTAGAATTAACTTGCTGCAACTGTGGTCTAAATGTTCATCCTGACTGTTACGGCGTTAATAATACATCTAACATCGAGTCAGGCGAAAATTCATGGCTGTGCGACTCATGCTCCAATGATAGGAATCCATTAGTATCCACGAATTACCAATGTTCTCTTTGTAACGCAAGAGAAATTGATCATAATTCTGCTAAAAGGAAACTCAAAAAGGCAATACCTGATGCACTTAAATTTGATATGTCAGGTTCCTGGTGTCATGTTATATGCGCAATATTTAACCCAGACGTAAAGTTCGGGCTGCCCAAA
It encodes:
- the MRH4 gene encoding ATP-dependent RNA helicase (Syntenic homolog of Ashbya gossypii AFL102W; Syntenic homolog of Saccharomyces cerevisiae YGL064C (MRH4)), with the protein product MLNLFLRSLHPYNISRTYNKFGIRTLKTNAKHKKVKNKDTLAPKPFQYGKFGGLAVNKEHLLTHSKNLVSKITTFEQLKLLPDVRTKLKELIAGETILNKSVNTSKVDSECDKIPIEDIKPTPIQVTAIQKISKKLMDPKLQVHMLAAETGSGKTMAYIFPLVDYLKRQENEFPEMWEQIKNKAIIRAIILVPTHELVEQVYGTISKLNTPLGLNTFKWDSGTPYPVLLDALKNRIDIMVTTPGKILSLFNIRMINRPDRFLSQAKFVVMDEADTLMDQSWVEDTYKAIKLMQNANHLVFCSATIPAEFEKAMDKLFPTLNLSISPNLHKINKSSKVRFIDASLNPYKGSKIKALAQTLYAIMMSNTTKRDKRCIVFVNEKKSVGTLVETLRTKYGHDVKGISSADTVDERLAILKEFNEAAKVPVIEKQSSTPKSEIKITKSNISMKYNNEPREDEEMATPVKVLVTTDLLARGMNFKEVNHVILYDIPDKAVDLVHRVGRTGRMNQSGTVYLIADKKAKSWAKGLPSIVKKNIVLQ
- the SRP72 gene encoding signal recognition particle subunit SRP72 (Syntenic homolog of Ashbya gossypii AFL103C; Syntenic homolog of Saccharomyces cerevisiae YPL210C (SRP72)) → MTNKDLCSLLKDLDVYSENNEQSKISNACLKLLNMGCSNAEDVLKKCIIALVKQDQYQNIPKLFEQYSEFANDVEKFGLLKLYTYYRSNSVELFEKLWHELVPNTEELLQNDSFTGSDRALLHVRAQFCYKTRNYRESLAIYQALSRTNQDQYDSGFELACNELAALSVLSDVPVSSGIDVPSYELLLNEAIAHSLANNLDEALQVLERASGLASAEGDESNLQLIMLQIAYVKQRLGQNKESKRILLKLLTEVPSSSSLVPIIKTNLKSMEELSKYDSKCNLPLVLRELDVKRITSMNAEKYSPYQWDQLQSNIILLKLFSNASIKSKSNMLSQAISKYSTLIDNVALEPYKVQAKRLFRFMVKTIAGNSLNNKTFGLLLISMQLQLKVKNLNSAIILGEQYWNKLIESSTMNQQARVISYILLSMYEIGYRSHSTQLHLDRVVETFSIEAAGEVYEFWKFIGFTLLGHRRLEDAKKIFSALINVQPSDRLVRIVANDDDFAIAFEDSSNIEDLVADVDVEDLIKKGCTPFITNQKSVKASLNKVTKKKRVSKNKLPQNFDPNRTPDPERWLPLKDRTNYKQKKKLTKITQGGAMNKKIEQSLDITKQKKGKGKKA
- the NIP7 gene encoding ribosome biosynthesis protein NIP7 (Syntenic homolog of Ashbya gossypii AFL104W; Syntenic homolog of Saccharomyces cerevisiae YPL211W (NIP7)); amino-acid sequence: MRQLTEDETKVLFEKLASYIGRNISFLVDNKEQPHVFRLQKDRVYYVPQNVANFATSVARPNLMSLGICLGKFTKTGKFKLHITSLTVLARYAKYKIWVKPNGEMPFLYGNHVLKAHVGKMSDDIPEHMGVIVFSMNDIPLGFGVSAKSTSQARDLQPTGIVAFRQADIGEYLRDEDTLFT
- the PUS1 gene encoding pseudouridine synthase PUS1 (Syntenic homolog of Ashbya gossypii AFL105C; Syntenic homolog of Saccharomyces cerevisiae YPL212C (PUS1) and YGL063W (PUS2)); this encodes MSSPNAIASYDDDQPSEDTYKRGAKYKQNKARKADYDTSKPKKKVHTEQGTSATIAVPAADNDKEPRQPKRKVAVMLGYCGTGYHGMQYNPPNATIEAELFDAFVRAGAISKANSSDLKKNGFMRAARTDKGVHAGGNVISLKLIIEDQDIKDKINEQLPPGIRIWGISRVNKAFDCRKLCSSRWYEYLLPTYSLIGPKPNSHLFRTIEESKIELPGVLDEDQESSEFWKAFQDAVDKAFTPQELEDINNYVPPSKEEFDENSSIYRKVKEYKQLENAHRRAYRISLAKLEKFRQSMQQYLGAHNFHNFTLGKDYKDPSAIRFIKEVTVSEPFVIGDMKTEWISIKIHGQSFMLHQIRKMISMATLITRCGCPVERISQAYGPPKINIPKAPALGLLLESPVYEGYNKKLQEFGYDPIDFTKYQKEIDAFKMVNIYDKIYSEEIQENVFNAFFCYIDAFNQVTGAQGDEDSNSNPSKVQRCIFDFLTARGIPTEVVEKKREITPTKSSENESAVTEVQIDSESKPEVSTEPTLSTKDSKIEPENSNEE
- the RSM23 gene encoding mitochondrial 37S ribosomal protein mS29 (Syntenic homolog of Ashbya gossypii AFL106C; Syntenic homolog of Saccharomyces cerevisiae YGL129C (RSM23)), which produces MFGHQVRCLSTKPLFAAAGKKVSQKPGYLKNNGPAPPKKGNSNAMTQNWKRVIATSKFNSNAESVSLPKLDLDNIKDEVVTYTDKQYNFLRRLGSFKMDQFHELFQRPIVLTTKRITERFLQELESSTTKRFIITGEPGVGKSTLLAQVHVHALKKGAIVLEFPYPELFTSGRNDFFYDGTKYIQPTYLKILLTKLRDANDRSILASLKLKNSYRFPVVSGRDGVVTHTAKLDAGTSTLLQLVSVNTESKSRGKLFAAVFTELVSQNYVPVYFTVDNFSRISSSPYTYYKNAINQYVHLLQFQVAKTIFNLVGGKVQAQHKDSCVIVANSGVDRVTRTLNVATEKDEEEVSYMLPQHYDPLIANYLQQGGITEFRVPKLNKTELGTLLQFYSKSKILRETYSSQKSMDQIVDEQYFISGNGNPRELLKSITLNPK